A region from the Solibacillus sp. FSL H8-0523 genome encodes:
- a CDS encoding ABC transporter ATP-binding protein, whose amino-acid sequence MIIEARNVSKSYKKKHALANVTFKIEGPKIVGFLGHNGAGKTTFLNMLAGLISATEGEICVNGENVFNAPHILSEICFVAESGNFQDEMTVAQSLKAISFFYPRWDNALARELLEVFALNPKDKVKSLSKGMVSALGIITGFASNAAITIFDEPYIGLDAAGRNCFYDLLIEQQAENPRLFLLSTHLIDEASALFEEILIIHEGKLLLQKNADEWPQHVVAVKGASKNVEQAIEGFEVIYKQSFMHEMSAVLFANGKAIEAENITIGSVSLQDVLVYLSKKQKARSTK is encoded by the coding sequence ATGATCATTGAAGCGAGAAATGTTAGTAAATCCTATAAGAAGAAACATGCTCTAGCAAATGTAACATTTAAAATAGAAGGACCTAAAATTGTTGGATTTTTAGGCCACAATGGTGCGGGGAAAACGACTTTTTTGAATATGCTAGCCGGCCTCATTTCAGCAACTGAAGGAGAAATTTGTGTCAACGGCGAAAATGTCTTCAATGCACCACACATTTTAAGCGAGATTTGCTTTGTTGCAGAAAGTGGGAATTTCCAAGACGAAATGACCGTTGCCCAAAGCTTAAAGGCCATTAGCTTCTTTTATCCAAGATGGGATAATGCCCTTGCTAGAGAATTGCTAGAAGTATTTGCACTCAACCCGAAAGACAAAGTAAAAAGCCTATCAAAAGGTATGGTGTCTGCACTTGGAATTATTACAGGCTTTGCAAGTAATGCAGCTATAACGATTTTTGATGAGCCGTATATTGGGCTAGATGCTGCAGGGAGAAATTGCTTTTATGATTTATTGATTGAACAGCAGGCTGAAAACCCTAGATTATTTTTGTTATCGACGCATTTAATTGATGAGGCGAGTGCGTTATTTGAGGAAATTTTGATTATCCATGAAGGAAAATTATTGTTGCAAAAAAATGCCGATGAATGGCCTCAGCATGTTGTGGCAGTAAAAGGTGCATCCAAAAACGTTGAGCAGGCAATTGAAGGTTTTGAGGTTATTTACAAGCAGTCCTTCATGCATGAAATGTCAGCAGTACTTTTTGCAAATGGCAAAGCAATTGAGGCAGAAAACATTACAATTGGAAGTGTGTCACTGCAAGACGTGTTGGTGTATTTAAGTAAAAAGCAGAAGGCGAGGTCAACAAAATGA
- a CDS encoding M1 family metallopeptidase: MKKIWFLYVLSIIILIGCSDVVFNPREVPAGSKSDYNMKLSMDTNGHFSADISIDILNVSNEKWDELKLYFIPNMFTSENSPQLKTPSEIGIESVKIDNIDSSYSLEKDTLKIPLNSSVSPNESVKFQMKYHFTLPIDGFRFEKIDSNYHLAQWYPMVPTYRKGWNKQAYRSKGESYHTTFSNFNLTFDIPKEYTLVTTFDEDSYLGGSSNSFRIESVKELFVAILKDPKVVQKKSQNVNIRVFGKDESEEFLDEVAETAVESFNYFQSIIGPYPHKQLDIILDGQGMEYPGVVTAGSIYGRSVTNEAIKNIVVHEIAHQWFYGIVSNDPYTDAWLDEGIAEISTYLFRMTNEKEIGYLDFSDNYEPMPSNLPLHEYTKSPQSNYIYGQALTNLAKIFNQHGGKQTAENFLRRYFTLYKYKEVDTDEFVRFMKFYLELEDDSLFEGWLELGNTDNEFIIQ, encoded by the coding sequence TTGAAGAAAATATGGTTTCTTTACGTTCTAAGTATAATTATTTTAATAGGTTGTTCAGATGTAGTTTTTAATCCTCGTGAAGTACCTGCTGGAAGTAAAAGTGATTATAATATGAAATTAAGTATGGATACCAATGGACATTTTAGTGCAGATATATCAATAGATATCCTCAATGTATCTAATGAAAAATGGGACGAGTTAAAACTCTATTTTATTCCTAATATGTTTACGTCTGAAAACTCTCCTCAACTGAAAACTCCCTCTGAAATAGGAATTGAGTCCGTTAAAATTGACAATATTGATTCATCATACTCCCTAGAGAAAGACACTCTTAAGATCCCTTTAAATTCATCGGTTTCTCCAAATGAAAGTGTTAAATTTCAAATGAAATATCACTTCACTTTACCAATCGACGGGTTTAGATTCGAAAAAATCGATAGTAACTATCATCTTGCTCAATGGTATCCAATGGTCCCTACCTATAGAAAAGGATGGAATAAACAAGCCTATAGGTCCAAAGGAGAGTCATACCACACAACTTTTAGTAATTTTAATTTAACATTCGATATTCCTAAAGAGTACACTCTTGTTACAACATTTGACGAAGATAGTTATCTAGGTGGGAGCAGTAATTCATTTAGAATTGAAAGTGTAAAAGAATTATTTGTTGCTATATTAAAAGATCCAAAAGTCGTCCAAAAAAAATCTCAGAACGTCAATATAAGAGTATTTGGAAAGGACGAATCAGAGGAGTTTTTAGATGAAGTAGCAGAGACAGCTGTCGAGTCTTTTAATTACTTCCAAAGTATTATTGGGCCATATCCCCACAAACAGTTAGATATTATTTTAGATGGGCAAGGAATGGAGTATCCAGGGGTAGTAACAGCTGGCTCCATCTATGGGCGTTCTGTTACAAACGAAGCAATAAAAAACATTGTAGTTCATGAAATTGCTCATCAATGGTTTTATGGAATAGTAAGCAATGATCCATACACCGATGCGTGGTTAGATGAGGGAATAGCAGAGATTTCAACTTATTTATTTCGAATGACTAACGAGAAAGAAATAGGTTATTTAGACTTTTCAGACAACTATGAGCCAATGCCTTCCAATTTACCATTACATGAGTATACAAAAAGTCCACAAAGTAATTATATCTATGGTCAAGCATTAACAAACTTAGCTAAGATTTTCAATCAACATGGTGGAAAACAAACAGCAGAAAATTTTTTAAGAAGATATTTTACTCTTTATAAGTATAAAGAAGTAGATACAGATGAATTTGTAAGGTTCATGAAATTCTATTTAGAACTAGAAGATGACTCCTTATTTGAGGGTTGGTTAGAACTAGGAAATACTGATAATGAATTTATTATTCAGTAA
- a CDS encoding RNA polymerase sigma factor, which translates to MRSWLITGVKNTLLDYYKKKKPELLQDENIIETLLVDNYTPEVRTTINNELETILGKLSTTEKAIIIAKEYYGYDYNEISELLNIPVSAIKSQVFRMRKRMIKVR; encoded by the coding sequence ATGAGGAGTTGGTTAATAACAGGGGTTAAAAACACGCTGCTAGATTATTATAAAAAGAAGAAGCCTGAGTTGCTTCAAGATGAGAACATTATTGAAACGTTGTTGGTTGATAATTATACACCAGAAGTAAGGACAACAATAAACAACGAATTGGAAACAATTTTAGGCAAGCTATCCACTACTGAGAAAGCAATTATTATTGCAAAAGAATATTATGGTTATGACTATAATGAAATTAGTGAGCTTTTAAATATACCGGTATCTGCAATAAAATCGCAAGTGTTCAGGATGAGGAAAAGAATGATTAAAGTGAGGTGA
- a CDS encoding GntR family transcriptional regulator produces MTHSLNNEKPIFQQIRERIEDAILDGHLQPENRIPSTNEFAKEYQINPATAGKGVNELVDKGVIYKQRGIGMFVSPHARTILIEERKKNFISQHIKPLKNEATRLGISDEELQNMIQRG; encoded by the coding sequence GTGACGCATTCTTTAAACAATGAAAAACCCATTTTCCAGCAAATTCGCGAACGCATTGAAGACGCTATTCTCGATGGACACCTACAGCCCGAAAATCGCATTCCATCAACAAATGAGTTTGCCAAGGAATATCAAATCAATCCAGCCACTGCTGGCAAGGGAGTGAATGAACTGGTGGATAAAGGGGTTATTTATAAACAACGTGGAATTGGCATGTTTGTTAGTCCACACGCGCGAACGATATTAATCGAAGAACGCAAGAAAAACTTTATTTCACAACACATTAAACCATTGAAAAATGAAGCAACTAGATTAGGCATTTCGGATGAGGAATTACAAAATATGATACAAAGGGGATAA
- a CDS encoding multidrug DMT transporter permease, whose product MKTKWLLSSSAVMMGLLGLAGTFIPEEISIILGIDPSSITLILLQIIGGLYLGFAMLNWFTRSALIGGIYNKPVVLGNLIHYIVVFFALIRQLAEQFHFIFVILTLVYLVFVVWFILVMRSNPLSN is encoded by the coding sequence ATGAAAACAAAATGGCTTTTGAGTAGTAGTGCCGTGATGATGGGTTTGTTGGGATTGGCAGGAACCTTTATTCCCGAAGAAATCTCAATAATATTAGGGATTGACCCTTCATCCATTACTCTGATTCTTCTGCAAATCATCGGAGGACTATATTTAGGGTTCGCAATGTTGAACTGGTTTACACGTTCTGCCCTGATTGGCGGCATCTATAACAAACCTGTTGTATTGGGAAATCTGATACATTACATCGTTGTCTTTTTTGCCCTAATCCGGCAGTTGGCGGAGCAGTTTCATTTCATATTCGTTATTTTGACATTAGTTTACCTTGTGTTTGTCGTCTGGTTTATATTGGTTATGCGCTCGAATCCTTTAAGCAATTAA
- a CDS encoding putative Ig domain-containing protein yields the protein MKKKVSINIFLAIVLILSLFPSHIAAAPQVLNPIDGRNTFDGTILDFGYIAGDTINNYSESTFKFNGIDSARSIDSSYIAFESFEGYWTTISNLKIAITDDSWPGTATVMPTLVTPEKSINSSVPGIFYSIIPYNPALQINTYRINVSSLMTSSNIGADGIISLLMSTTSIYDAEILNPRLEINYAAAPVNTAPVLNGIGIKSVNEKNLLTFTATASDAEGDTLTYSLGNAPTGASINSTTGVFTWTPTEAQGPGSFTIRVIVSDGALTAEEQITVTVNEVNEAPLLAAIGNKTINEEIFLTFTATATDADLPPNTLTYSLVGAPSGASINATTGVFTWTPTEAQGPGSYAFTIRVSDGTQIDSEQITITVNEINSAPFLGATGNKTVNEGSQLTFTATATDSDSAILTYSLVGAPIGASINATTGVFTWIPSEAQGPGTYPFIVRVSDGTLTDDETITVTVNEVNVAPVLATISDKTVDEGSELTFTASAPDTDLPANTLTYSLVGAPTGASINATTGVFTWTPTEAQGPDSFTIKVVVSDGMLSDEEEITVTVNEVNTAPVLAAIGDKMVDEETLLTFTATATDADLPANTMTYSLGDEPPGASINATTGVFTWTPTEAQGPGSYTFEVVVSDGTQTDSEEITLTVNEVNEAPVLSAIGNKIINEGSELTFTATATDAYIPADTLTYSLVDAPSGASINATTGVFTWTPTEAQGPDSFTIKVVVSDGMLSDEEEITVTVNEVNTAPVLAAIGDKMVDEETLLTFTATATDADLPANTLTYSLGDEPPGASINATTGVFTWTPTEAQGPGSYTFEVVVSDGTQTDSEEITLTVKEVNEAPVLSAIGNKTINEGSELTFTATATDADLPANTLTYSLVDAPSGASINATTGVFTWAPTEAQGPGTYSFKVRVSDGSLTDEESIRVAVNEVNTAPVLSTIGDKTINEGSELTFTATATDADLPANTLTYSLVDAPSGASINATTGVFTWAPTEAQGPGTYSFKVRVSDGSLTDEESIRVAVNEVNTAPVLSTIGDKTINEGSELTFTATATDADLPANTLTYSLVDAPSGASINATTGVFTWAPTEAQGPGTYSFKVRVSDGSLTDEESIRVAVNEVNTAPVLSTIGDKTINEGSELTFTATATDADLPANTLTYSLVDAPSGASINATTGVFTWAPTEAQGPGTYSFKVRVSDGSLTDEESIRVAVNEVNTAPVLSTIGDKTINESSELTFTATATDADLPADTLTYSLVDAPSGASINATTGVFTWTPTEAQGPGTYSFEVRVSDGSLTDEESLMVTVNEVNTVPVLSAIGNKTINEGNELTFTVTATDADLPADTLTYSLVDAPSGASINATTGVFTWTPTELQGPGSYTFEVAVSDGTLTDIEEITLTVNEVNEAPVPEVRPTTPVEPEPTPVEPEPTPSGPTPTPTPTPTPTPTPTPTPKFSDTAAHWASDSIDAMVAQGVIVGFPDGTFRPNEPVSRKHIAIMLHRVLEFAPIRTVTTFGDVPENHAYYEAITAIQRAGIIDGIKGYYYPNEPMTRAQLAKILVLAFGLPLEGENPFSDISENHWSYVYITALAHAGIALGDNGQFNPNEPVTRAQFVAFLDRLINKEQ from the coding sequence ATGAAAAAGAAAGTTAGTATTAATATTTTTTTAGCGATTGTTCTAATTTTGTCTTTATTTCCATCGCATATAGCTGCTGCTCCTCAAGTGCTTAATCCGATAGATGGCAGAAATACTTTTGATGGGACAATTTTGGATTTTGGCTATATTGCAGGAGATACTATTAATAATTACTCAGAATCAACTTTTAAGTTTAATGGAATTGATAGCGCTCGTTCAATAGATTCATCATACATTGCCTTTGAAAGCTTCGAGGGGTATTGGACTACAATTTCAAATTTAAAAATTGCCATTACAGATGATAGTTGGCCAGGAACGGCAACGGTTATGCCAACGCTAGTTACGCCAGAAAAATCGATTAATTCTAGTGTTCCGGGTATTTTCTACAGTATTATTCCGTATAATCCGGCTTTACAAATTAATACATACCGGATAAACGTGAGCAGCTTGATGACATCCAGCAATATTGGTGCTGATGGCATTATTTCGTTATTAATGTCTACAACTTCAATATACGATGCAGAAATTTTGAATCCTAGACTTGAAATTAATTATGCTGCAGCGCCAGTGAACACAGCGCCAGTTTTGAATGGAATTGGCATTAAATCGGTAAACGAAAAAAACTTGCTAACTTTCACTGCAACAGCATCAGATGCGGAGGGAGATACATTAACCTACAGTTTGGGTAACGCTCCGACAGGAGCAAGTATTAACTCAACGACGGGTGTATTCACATGGACGCCAACGGAAGCGCAGGGTCCAGGTAGCTTTACAATTAGAGTAATAGTAAGTGATGGAGCATTAACTGCCGAAGAACAAATCACGGTTACGGTCAATGAGGTAAATGAGGCACCGTTACTAGCTGCGATTGGCAATAAAACGATAAATGAAGAAATCTTTCTTACCTTTACAGCAACAGCAACAGATGCAGATCTGCCACCGAATACGTTGACGTATAGTCTAGTAGGAGCGCCATCAGGAGCTAGTATTAACGCTACGACAGGTGTGTTTACATGGACGCCAACAGAAGCACAAGGTCCAGGAAGCTATGCGTTTACAATCCGCGTAAGTGATGGAACACAAATTGACAGCGAGCAAATTACCATTACGGTTAACGAGATTAATTCAGCCCCATTTCTTGGTGCCACCGGTAATAAGACAGTGAACGAGGGGAGTCAGCTAACCTTTACGGCAACAGCGACTGATTCAGATTCAGCTATCTTGACGTACAGCTTAGTGGGAGCTCCAATAGGAGCTAGCATCAATGCCACGACGGGTGTATTCACATGGATACCAAGTGAAGCGCAAGGTCCGGGTACTTATCCGTTTATAGTGCGAGTAAGCGACGGAACGTTGACGGATGATGAAACTATTACGGTTACTGTGAATGAAGTGAATGTTGCACCAGTGCTTGCAACAATCAGCGACAAAACGGTAGATGAAGGAAGCGAATTAACGTTTACAGCGTCTGCACCAGATACAGATCTGCCAGCGAATACGTTGACGTATAGCTTAGTTGGTGCGCCAACAGGAGCAAGTATCAACGCAACAACGGGCGTATTTACATGGACACCAACAGAAGCGCAAGGTCCAGATAGCTTCACAATTAAAGTGGTCGTAAGTGATGGAATGCTAAGTGATGAAGAGGAAATCACGGTTACGGTTAACGAAGTGAACACAGCACCGGTACTAGCTGCAATTGGAGACAAAATGGTAGACGAAGAAACCCTGCTCACGTTTACAGCAACGGCAACAGATGCAGATCTACCAGCGAATACGATGACGTACAGCTTAGGTGATGAGCCGCCAGGAGCTAGTATTAACGCTACGACAGGTGTGTTTACATGGACGCCAACAGAAGCACAAGGTCCAGGAAGCTACACATTTGAAGTTGTAGTAAGTGATGGTACGCAAACGGATAGTGAAGAAATTACGCTAACGGTAAATGAAGTGAATGAAGCACCAGTACTATCGGCAATAGGAAACAAAATAATAAACGAAGGCAGCGAGTTGACATTTACAGCAACGGCAACGGATGCCTATATACCAGCCGATACATTAACCTACAGCTTAGTCGATGCTCCATCAGGAGCAAGTATCAACGCAACAACGGGTGTATTCACATGGACACCAACAGAAGCGCAAGGTCCAGATAGCTTCACAATTAAAGTGGTCGTAAGTGATGGAATGCTAAGTGATGAAGAGGAAATCACGGTTACGGTTAACGAAGTGAACACAGCACCGGTACTAGCTGCAATTGGAGACAAAATGGTAGACGAAGAAACCCTGCTCACGTTTACAGCAACGGCAACAGATGCAGATCTACCAGCGAATACGTTGACGTACAGCTTAGGTGATGAACCGCCAGGAGCTAGTATTAACGCTACGACAGGTGTGTTTACATGGACGCCAACAGAAGCACAAGGTCCAGGAAGCTACACATTTGAAGTTGTAGTAAGTGATGGTACGCAAACGGATAGTGAAGAAATTACGCTAACGGTAAAGGAAGTGAATGAAGCACCAGTACTATCGGCAATAGGAAACAAAACAATAAACGAAGGCAGCGAGTTGACATTTACAGCAACGGCAACAGATGCAGATCTGCCAGCGAATACGTTGACGTATAGCTTAGTCGATGCGCCATCAGGAGCGAGTATCAACGCAACAACCGGCGTATTCACATGGGCCCCTACAGAAGCACAAGGCCCAGGCACATACTCGTTTAAAGTAAGAGTAAGTGACGGCAGTTTGACAGATGAAGAAAGCATTAGGGTGGCAGTGAATGAAGTAAATACAGCGCCGGTACTTTCTACAATCGGCGACAAAACAATAAACGAAGGCAGCGAGTTGACATTTACAGCAACGGCAACAGATGCAGATCTGCCAGCGAATACGTTGACGTATAGCTTAGTCGATGCGCCATCGGGAGCGAGTATCAACGCAACAACCGGCGTATTCACATGGGCCCCTACAGAAGCACAAGGCCCAGGCACATACTCGTTTAAAGTAAGAGTAAGTGACGGCAGTTTGACAGATGAAGAAAGCATTAGGGTGGCAGTGAATGAAGTAAATACAGCGCCGGTACTTTCTACAATCGGCGACAAAACAATAAACGAAGGCAGCGAGTTGACATTTACAGCAACGGCAACAGATGCAGATCTGCCAGCGAATACGTTGACGTATAGCTTAGTCGATGCGCCATCAGGAGCGAGTATCAACGCAACAACCGGCGTATTCACATGGGCCCCTACAGAAGCACAAGGCCCAGGCACATACTCGTTTAAAGTAAGAGTAAGTGACGGCAGTTTGACAGATGAAGAAAGCATTAGGGTGGCAGTGAATGAAGTAAATACAGCGCCGGTACTTTCTACAATCGGCGACAAAACAATAAACGAAGGCAGCGAGTTGACATTTACAGCAACAGCAACAGATGCAGATCTGCCAGCGAATACGTTGACGTATAGCTTAGTCGATGCGCCATCAGGAGCGAGTATCAACGCAACAACCGGCGTATTCACATGGGCCCCTACAGAAGCACAAGGTCCAGGCACATACTCGTTTAAAGTAAGAGTAAGTGACGGCAGTTTGACAGATGAAGAAAGCATTAGGGTGGCAGTGAATGAAGTAAATACAGCACCGGTACTTTCTACAATCGGCGACAAAACAATAAACGAAAGCAGCGAGTTGACATTTACAGCAACGGCAACGGATGCCGATTTACCAGCCGATACATTAACCTACAGCTTAGTCGATGCTCCATCAGGAGCAAGTATCAACGCAACAACGGGTGTATTCACATGGACACCAACAGAAGCACAAGGTCCAGGCACATACTCGTTTGAAGTAAGAGTAAGTGACGGTAGTTTAACAGATGAAGAAAGCCTTATGGTGACAGTGAATGAAGTAAATACAGTACCAGTACTATCGGCAATAGGAAACAAAACAATAAACGAAGGCAACGAGTTGACATTTACAGTAACGGCAACGGATGCCGATTTACCAGCCGATACATTAACCTACAGCTTAGTCGATGCGCCGTCAGGAGCAAGTATCAACGCAACAACGGGCGTATTCACATGGACACCAACAGAATTGCAAGGTCCAGGAAGCTACACATTTGAGGTTGCAGTAAGTGACGGTACGCTAACGGATATTGAAGAAATTACGCTAACAGTAAATGAAGTGAATGAAGCACCAGTGCCAGAAGTGCGACCAACAACACCTGTAGAGCCAGAACCGACACCAGTAGAACCGGAACCAACGCCAAGCGGGCCAACACCAACACCAACACCAACACCAACACCAACACCAACACCAACACCAACACCGAAATTTTCGGATACAGCTGCTCATTGGGCATCCGATAGTATTGATGCGATGGTGGCGCAAGGTGTGATTGTTGGGTTTCCAGACGGTACATTCCGTCCGAATGAGCCCGTTTCACGTAAACATATTGCCATCATGCTGCATCGCGTATTAGAATTCGCACCAATTCGAACAGTTACTACATTTGGTGATGTGCCGGAAAATCATGCGTATTACGAAGCCATTACGGCTATTCAGCGAGCAGGGATTATCGATGGAATTAAAGGTTATTATTATCCAAATGAACCAATGACACGTGCACAATTAGCAAAAATTTTGGTTCTTGCATTCGGGTTACCATTAGAAGGAGAAAATCCATTTAGTGATATCTCGGAAAATCATTGGAGCTATGTGTATATTACAGCACTTGCTCACGCAGGCATTGCACTCGGTGATAATGGCCAGTTCAATCCAAATGAACCGGTAACACGTGCACAGTTTGTCGCCTTTTTAGATCGACTGATTAATAAAGAACAGTAA
- a CDS encoding FecR domain-containing protein, with amino-acid sequence MKRWSIVTLIAIFLTVSIFSHVGTAEASTSRVAIISKVEGTVEVQKSGGKKILKGFKGMSLNQGDIVTTGKESSVVLKFSNGTSEDDTFVLESSAKVTFSKLSNKSGTITKVSMLKGKAWVDVKSIKNKEDEFVLETPTAIMGVRGTNFFVGVDPNTGLPSLAVLSGNVNVTGSGNNTNQFNVYPASALTVGGQYQLQTIPIDNQILAQMLNSTSSEVMAAILESAQKIIRENQKLMNQFSTTTFPTEINQFPLAQNQYTDNVYNLLLALAEEAFKLNKIDGNALSELQGQIKEQQLNNSELHKNQDDVDWEFEAKKLSEQQRLEKLQAEQAKKLALMKDIAANEKKAKEDKLKQDRLDALEKIWLAKLSQAERDKYEREKQERLDEQQSGQGNTNGDSTVTPKPTETPGPTENPGPTETPKPTEPPTPTWPQIEKPFDLQLEIGDSSTAMNYKRGASITDLLVKEPIVVSRDDVSLVFKSTDPSMQLLEVKRDGEPIYELDEDDDGNGDGVFITHLSQDRAEMRFTVTVNHNKLDTKEFNLNVATVVPPSWSDIEKPFDVQLLTNELPTDLNYSKSGEEDDITNLLIEREIPVNGDNVSLAIISNDQNIQILEVERNGISIKNPDTGQFLTQLGQQKTELIFTITVQHNTFGPKVFKLIVNTVVVQPFNIYEIWGGHDGSVVSNLPAPYTISAGVSNYDYVITVDEINFTEQYLNAIGFNRKDDADEMLLHVKVGDEWQPLEMNLQDSVEYKHYPTPGADSIQYELVHTRDGIPETYLINVLSIQWNN; translated from the coding sequence TTGAAAAGGTGGAGTATAGTAACGCTTATAGCTATATTTTTGACAGTATCGATATTTAGCCATGTCGGAACAGCTGAGGCATCCACTTCAAGAGTTGCAATTATATCGAAGGTGGAAGGTACAGTTGAGGTTCAAAAATCCGGAGGTAAAAAGATACTTAAAGGATTCAAAGGAATGAGCTTGAATCAAGGTGATATTGTAACTACTGGTAAGGAAAGCTCAGTTGTATTGAAATTTTCTAATGGTACATCAGAAGACGATACATTCGTATTAGAGAGTAGTGCAAAGGTAACTTTTAGTAAGCTGTCTAATAAGAGTGGTACTATAACGAAAGTAAGTATGCTTAAAGGAAAAGCATGGGTCGATGTAAAGTCGATTAAAAATAAAGAGGATGAATTTGTATTGGAGACTCCGACTGCTATTATGGGCGTACGGGGGACAAACTTCTTTGTAGGTGTAGACCCTAACACAGGACTTCCTTCGTTAGCGGTATTGTCGGGGAATGTTAATGTTACTGGAAGCGGTAATAATACTAATCAATTTAACGTTTATCCAGCTTCAGCATTGACTGTTGGTGGCCAATATCAACTACAAACGATACCGATAGATAATCAAATTTTAGCTCAAATGTTAAATTCAACTAGTAGTGAAGTTATGGCAGCGATCCTAGAAAGTGCACAAAAAATTATTAGAGAGAACCAAAAGCTAATGAATCAGTTTTCAACGACAACTTTCCCAACGGAAATTAATCAATTTCCGCTAGCACAAAATCAATATACTGATAATGTATATAATTTATTGCTAGCTCTAGCAGAAGAGGCATTTAAGTTAAATAAAATAGATGGAAATGCACTATCAGAATTACAAGGGCAAATTAAAGAGCAGCAATTGAATAATAGTGAATTGCATAAAAATCAAGACGATGTAGATTGGGAATTTGAAGCGAAAAAATTAAGCGAGCAACAGCGTTTAGAAAAATTACAGGCAGAGCAGGCCAAAAAGCTTGCATTAATGAAAGACATTGCTGCTAATGAAAAAAAAGCTAAAGAGGATAAATTAAAGCAAGATCGGCTTGATGCATTAGAAAAGATCTGGCTTGCTAAGCTAAGCCAAGCTGAGCGGGATAAATATGAACGTGAGAAGCAGGAAAGATTAGATGAGCAGCAATCAGGTCAGGGGAACACTAATGGTGATTCAACGGTAACTCCAAAACCAACAGAGACTCCGGGCCCTACAGAAAATCCAGGCCCGACAGAGACGCCGAAACCGACAGAACCTCCAACACCAACATGGCCACAAATAGAGAAGCCATTCGATTTACAGCTCGAGATAGGTGATAGTTCGACAGCTATGAATTATAAGCGAGGAGCATCGATTACCGATCTACTAGTTAAAGAACCAATAGTAGTAAGCCGTGATGATGTAAGTCTTGTATTTAAATCAACGGACCCATCGATGCAACTTTTAGAAGTTAAGCGTGATGGTGAGCCCATCTATGAACTAGATGAAGACGATGACGGTAATGGTGATGGAGTATTTATAACTCATTTGTCTCAGGATCGCGCTGAGATGAGATTCACAGTAACGGTGAATCATAACAAGTTAGATACGAAAGAATTTAATTTGAATGTGGCTACAGTAGTACCGCCCTCATGGTCAGATATCGAGAAACCGTTCGATGTTCAACTTCTGACAAATGAATTGCCGACAGATTTGAATTATAGTAAGAGTGGTGAAGAAGATGATATCACCAACCTATTAATTGAACGAGAAATACCAGTTAACGGTGATAATGTATCTTTGGCAATTATATCAAATGATCAAAATATACAAATACTTGAAGTTGAGAGAAATGGAATAAGTATTAAAAATCCAGATACTGGGCAATTCTTAACGCAGTTGGGGCAACAGAAAACTGAGTTAATTTTCACAATAACTGTGCAACATAATACATTTGGTCCGAAAGTATTTAAATTGATAGTGAATACCGTTGTTGTACAACCATTTAATATTTACGAAATATGGGGAGGTCATGATGGAAGTGTCGTTTCTAATCTACCGGCCCCATATACAATTAGCGCAGGAGTTTCTAATTATGATTACGTCATTACAGTAGATGAGATTAATTTTACTGAACAATATCTTAATGCTATAGGCTTTAATAGAAAAGATGACGCCGATGAAATGTTGCTACATGTAAAAGTTGGAGATGAGTGGCAACCTCTAGAAATGAATCTCCAAGATAGTGTGGAATATAAACACTATCCAACTCCGGGGGCTGATTCAATACAGTACGAACTAGTGCATACAAGGGATGGGATTCCAGAGACGTATCTCATTAATGTCCTGTCCATTCAATGGAATAATTAA